The Ziziphus jujuba cultivar Dongzao chromosome 3, ASM3175591v1 region CTTTCACGTGAATgcattcaaattttgttttatttgtttttatattaaaaaaacaactaaaccagtGTCTTAAGTTTCAATTtggcattttaaaaaataatttaattaaattagggCCAAATGACTATATATTTGATTGTGAATGGCAGAGAGTGAAACAAAGAGCATTGGAAGAGATGATGTGGGTTCTGCCCAATTTTGtggtattaaattaaaaaaattctttttcttattatagTACAATTCTGTTTAAAAAGTTTTAACCTAAACCCCAATCTTAATAAATCTTTTGGATGGGATCAAAATTATTAAAGGCCCCCATACCCCCTTAAACCCATAATCCATTTTTgctcaaaacaaataaataccagtCATAAACCTTAAAAAATGACATGGAAATTACAAcccaatatataatattaaccaAACATAATGGATATATGATACCtttgttttcaataatttttcctaaaaataatcaaattgctcacatgaatatatatttacaaacagAACCCAAAAAGAAGATGAGGAGGAAGATGTATATAAGTTTACGAATAAATCCAAAATTTCAGTGTGGAAAATGGCATGAATTGTGGGgtttaaagtaattaaattacatattattattagtattttttttcagACAGAAAGTGAAGGAACAAGGGAGGAAAGAAAGCTCATGCAAACGACAAAGCAGAAGGGCCTTGCTATGCGGTGTAACTATGCAACAAGTCACCCCCTTAACACATGTATCTTGGATTATTTCTCTTTGTCACAGAGCTTCAcaaactctctctctatctctctctctctctctctccctctctccctcCTCTCCCTCTACATTCTTTTTCACTGCTCACTGCCcactctcactttctcttcctccttCCAACAATCACTGCTCACTGCCCACTCTAACTTTCTCTTCCTCCTTTCAACAATCACTGCTCACTGCCcactctcactttctcttcctccttCCTTTCTTGGTCTTTGCAAAAACACACATAAAACAACGCCAGTTTAGtaattctctttctttctttatctctctCGTGAAAAAACAGTAATAATGCTCATATAGATCCTTTTCCTTTCACTTCCAATGCAACTTTCAACAGTACCTTTAGCCATGCACTACTAGCTTATTCCCACTACCTTTACATGTCAGATATATTCTCCTCACATTATCATAGCCATAGCTAAACacccagatatatatatatatatatatatgtaccagAAAGTGTATTTATGTGTACCAGATTAATGTCAATGGAGAGCTTTCTTTTATTGGTTTTGTGTTTGTTTGCCTCTTTCTTGGCTTGTTTCCAAGGCCGCGTAGCAGTTGAAGGCCTTAGTAGTACTGATATCCAGCTCAATGATGATGTTTTGGGTTTGATTGTCTTTAAATCAGACATTCATGACCCATCTTCTTATCTGTCTTCttggaatgaagatgatgaatcTCCTTGCCCTTGGAAGTATGTCAAGTGCAATCCTGTCACCGGCCACGTTTCTGAGCTTTCGCTTGATGGTTTGGGATTGTCTGGAAGAATCGGAAGAGGGCTTGAGAAATTGCAGCATTTGAAGGTATTGTCACTTTCAAGTAACGATTTCAGTGGTGATATTAGTCCAGAGAAGGTTGCTCTTCCTGTTGGTCTTGAAAGACTTGATCTCAGCCACAATAATCTTTCAGGCCAGATATCAAATTCAATTGTGAATATGAACACTATCAGATTTCTTGATCTTTCAGACAATTCTCTATCAGGGACAGTCCCTGATAATCTGTTTGACAATTGCTTTTCTCTTCATTACCTTTCTTTGGCAGGGAATTTTCTTGAAGGAAACATACCAAATTCACTTTCCAAATGTCTCATTCTCAATAGccttaatttgtccagcaatcACTTATCTGGTAACCCAAATTTTGCTTCAGGGATTTGGTTGTTCAAAAGGCTTCGACAGCTAGATCTCTCAAGCAATGAGTTTTCTGGGCCTATACCAGAAGGAATGTCAGCCATTCATAACCTTAAAGAGGTTCAAATACGGAACAATCACTTCTCTGGTTCATTACCTGCCGATGTAGGACTGTGCCCACATTTGAATAGGTTGGATTTCAGTGAAAATGAATTCACAGGAACATTGCCAGAATCTTTCCAGAGGTCCAATTCTTTAACCCATTTCAGTTTACATAATAACAATCTTGAAGGTGATTTTCCTCAGTGGATTGGTAAGTTGAGCAGTTTGGAATACTTGGACTTTTCGAGCAATGGTTTCACAGGGATCATTCCTTCATCAATGGGGGACTTGAAGTCCCTCAATTATTTGAGTTTGTCTAATAACAAGCTTGTTGGGAATATCCCATTGTCTCTTGCTTACTGTACCAAGTTATCTGTGATCCAGTTGAAGGGTAACAACTTCAATGGAAGTATACCAGAGAGTTTGTTTAATTTGGGTTTGGAAGAAATTGACATTTCAGACAACCAATTTTCAGGTTCTATCCCAAAAGGATCAGGTAGACTGTTTGAGTCTCTGAAAATATTGGATCTGTCAAGGAACAACATAAGAGGAAATATACCTGCAGAAATGGGCCTTTTCTCTAGCTTAAGTTACTTGAATTTGTCATGGAACAATCTTCGGTCAAGGATGCCTCCTGAGTTGGGTTTCTTTCAGAATCTAACAGTGTTAGATCTTCGAAGCAGTGCTCTATACGGTCCTATCCCCGGGGATATATGCGATTCAGGGAGTTTGGAGATTCTTCAGTTGGATGGAAATTCATTGAGTGGCCCAATTCCAGTTGAGATTGGAAACTGTTCATCTCTCTCCTTGCTGTGAGTAAGCTAGTAGTTTTCTCACTCAAATTCTgcaatttttgtttatatatatatatatataatctttgaaTTGTACCAACTATGAATGCCTCTCTTTGCAGGAGCTTGTCACACAACAACTTAAGTGGTCCCATTCCCAAGTCCATTTCAGA contains the following coding sequences:
- the LOC107409897 gene encoding probably inactive leucine-rich repeat receptor-like protein kinase At3g28040; the encoded protein is MCTRLMSMESFLLLVLCLFASFLACFQGRVAVEGLSSTDIQLNDDVLGLIVFKSDIHDPSSYLSSWNEDDESPCPWKYVKCNPVTGHVSELSLDGLGLSGRIGRGLEKLQHLKVLSLSSNDFSGDISPEKVALPVGLERLDLSHNNLSGQISNSIVNMNTIRFLDLSDNSLSGTVPDNLFDNCFSLHYLSLAGNFLEGNIPNSLSKCLILNSLNLSSNHLSGNPNFASGIWLFKRLRQLDLSSNEFSGPIPEGMSAIHNLKEVQIRNNHFSGSLPADVGLCPHLNRLDFSENEFTGTLPESFQRSNSLTHFSLHNNNLEGDFPQWIGKLSSLEYLDFSSNGFTGIIPSSMGDLKSLNYLSLSNNKLVGNIPLSLAYCTKLSVIQLKGNNFNGSIPESLFNLGLEEIDISDNQFSGSIPKGSGRLFESLKILDLSRNNIRGNIPAEMGLFSSLSYLNLSWNNLRSRMPPELGFFQNLTVLDLRSSALYGPIPGDICDSGSLEILQLDGNSLSGPIPVEIGNCSSLSLLSLSHNNLSGPIPKSISELSKLKILKMEFNQLTGEIPRELGRLENLLDVNISYNRLIGRLPVGSIFPSLDASALQGNLGICSPLLKGPCKMNVPKPLVLDPNAYPNQVDGNEKHNESSIFTKSHHHMFLSVSAIVAISAACLIAIGVLVVSLLNASTRRRLAFVEDVLESMCSSSSRSGSPPSTGKLILFDSESPPDCISSPASLLNKASEIGGGVFGTVYKVSLGAQERMVAIKKLVTSNIIQCPEDFDREVRVLGKARHQNLVSLKGYYWTPQMQLLVMEYVPNGSLQSKLHERLPSSPPLTWANRFKILLGTAKGLAHLHHSFIPPIIHYNIKPTNILVDENFNAKISDFGLLRLVRKLDKHVVSNRFQSALGYVAPELACQSLRVNEKCDIYGFGILILELVTGRRPVEYGEDNVVILSDHARVMLEQGNVLECVDPSMKEYPEDEVLPVLKLALVCTSQIPSSRPSMAEVVQILQVIKTPVPQRMEIF